One region of Vigna angularis cultivar LongXiaoDou No.4 chromosome 10, ASM1680809v1, whole genome shotgun sequence genomic DNA includes:
- the LOC108321249 gene encoding histidine kinase 1: MLMACAGRGSLVMAENKDEAYSETSECSSALTMPMASRCRCLFNRLCGSTDSWNKSTTPKGRRLFHRDVEKEEFQYASSHCLSSYYSVFVVRLAIMVMLAILIGLLTILTWHFTKIYTAKSLNSLAYGLRYELLQRPVLRMWNILNSTSEITTAQVKLSQYVIRRHSNPATQAEQVELYEAMRAVTWALFASRKALNSITINYKNGFVQAFHRDLKDNNTFYIYSDLSNYSMGVSNSNEANSVSTHQAWDDKTPRGNYSAIWYREPLDPVSGEKIGKAMKIAPEDLINIAGLSQVPDGVASWHVAVSKFTDSPLLSAALPVWDSSNETIMAVVGVTTAFYSVGQLMRELVELHSGHMYLTSQEGYLLATSTSAPLLANSTKPPKLKMAVDCEDYVIRQGAEWLQRTYGNNFPPSHEIHVENVKLGHQRYYIDSFFLNLKRLPLVGVIIIPRKYIMGQVDERAFKTLVILISASLCILVIGCVCILILTNGVSKEMNLRAELISQLEARRKAEASSNYKSQFLANMSHELRTPMAAVIGLLDILISDDCLTNEQYSTVTQIRKCSTALLRLLNNILDLSKVESGKLVLEDAEFDLGRELEGLVDMFSVQCINHNVETVLDLSDDMPKIVRGDSARVVQIFANLINNSIKFTPSGHIVLRGWSESPNSSVGSPNVPLDQKKLWSLQKCREKPNANHSKKASMKDNKVILWFEVEDTGCGIDPSKWDSVFESFEQADPSTTRLHGGTGLGLCIVRNLVNKMGGDIKVVKKEGAGTLMRLCLLLSAPMDVTEQQCAVDLTDNGLVVLIGLHGNMGRLITSKWLQKNGVCTMEASDWNGLTQILRELFHVRSSVHNTDFDAHYPAKEELKSKLLSIRDMRNPVFVIVVDIGLLDLSTDIWKDQLNFLHRYFGRAKFLWMLNHDTSNNIKMELRRKGHLLMVNKPLYKGKMIHILESVIKERNFELQKKSMIVPRTTMKEGDLHEFLEIDSTHFDAASSDDSDISDIAGSNPASADGDKPVEKLDRSHPSSPYHMNNCLVRLTNENEYLEENDLRKEESSSPGPDYATEENQPKSLSTKESPSISTGDQDGDSECGETHRVTSTSKSVDGKKSLEGLKILLAEDTPVLQRVATIMLEKMGAAVVAVGDGQQAVEALNCMFTAEDCRRESLQKDRNKRSQTEILSSRPYDLILMDCQMPKMDGYEATKEIRKSEVGTSFHIPIVALTAHAMSCDEAKCLEVGMDAYLTKPIDFKMMVSTILSLTKTTS, from the exons ATGCTCATGGCTTGTGCAGGAAGAGGGAGTTTAGTTATGGCAGAAAACAAAGACGAAGCCTATTCTGAAACTTCTGAATGTTCATCAGCTTTAACCATGCCAATGGCTAGCAGGTGCAGATGCTTGTTTAATAGATTATGCGGTTCTACCGATTCATGGAACAAAAGCACCACCCCAAAAGGTCGAAGACTTTTCCACAGAGATGTGGAAAAAGAAGAATTCCAGTATGCTAGCAGTCACTGTCTCTCATCGTACTATAGTGTCTTTGTGGTTCGACTAGCAATCATG GTCATGCTAGCCATCTTGATAGGCCTTCTCACTATACTGACATGGCATTTCACGAAGATTTACACAGCAAAATCACTTAACAGTTTGGCATATGGTTTGCGTTATGAACTTCTGCAACGCCCGGTTTTGAGGATGTGGaatattttgaactctacttctGAAATTACTACTGCTCAGGTCAAACTGTCTCAGTATGTGATCAGACGTCACAGCAACCCTGCAACTCAAGCAGAACAAGTTGAG CTGTATGAAGCGATGAGGGCTGTAACATGGGCTTTATTTGCAAGTCGGAAAGCTCTAAACTCTATAACTATCAACTATAAGAATGGATTTGTGCAAGCATTCCACAGAGATCTGAAGGACAACAACACATTTTACATCTATTCTGATCTTTCAAATTATTCTATGGGAGTCAGCAACTCCAATGAGGCCAATTCCGTTTCAACACATCAAGCATGGGATGATAAAACCCCTCGTGGAAACTATTCTGCAATATGGTACCGTGAGCCACTTGACCCTGTGAGTGGTGAAAAGATTGGAAAAGCTATGAAAATTGCTCCCGAAGACTTGATCAACATAGCTGGCCTTTCCCAAGTACCTGATGGTGTAGCTTCATGGCATGTTGCCGTGAGCAAGTTCACAGATTCACCACTGCTTTCAGCAGCATTGCCAGTTTGGGACTCTTCTAATGAGACCATTATGGCAGTTGTGGGGGTCACAACTGCATTTTACAGTGTAGGACAGTTAATGAGAGAGCTTGTTGAGTTGCACAGTGGCCATATGTACTTGACTTCCCAAGAGGGTTATTTGCTTGCAACTTCCACAAGTGCACCTCTTCTGGCAAATTCAACAAAGCCTCCTAAGCTTAAGATGGCCGTTGACTGTGAAGACTACGTAATTCGACAGGGAGCTGAGTGGTTACAGAGAACTTATGGGAACAATTTTCCTCCAAGTCACGAGATTCATGTTGAAAACGTCAAGCTTGGCCACCAAAGATATTACATTGACTCGTTCTTCCTAAATTTGAAGAGACTTCCTTTG GTTGGTGTGATTATCATACCAAGAAAGTATATCATGGGACAGGTTGATGAAAGAGCCTTCAAAACGCTGGTTATTCTGATATCTGCATCATTATGTATTTTAGTCATTGGGTGTGTTTGCATTCTGATATTGACAAACGGAGTATCCAAGGAAATGAATCTAAGAGCAGAACTGATAAGTCAACTGGAAGCAAGAAGAAAAGCAGAGGCATCAAGTAATTACAAAAGTCAATTCCTTGCAAACATGAG TCACGAACTGAGGACACCTATGGCAGCAGTAATCGGGTTGCTTGACATTCTCATATCTGATGACTGTCTCACAAATGAACAATATTCAACCGTGACTCAAATAAGAAAATGCTCAACTGCTCTGCTCCGTCTTCTTAACAACATCTTGGATCTGAGTAAG GTGGAATCTGGAAAACTGGTCCTAGAAGATGCAGAATTTGATTTAGGAAGGGAACTTGAAGGGCTTGTAGATATGTTTTCTGTCCAGTGCATTAACCACAATGTGGAGACTGTTTTAGACTTGTCTG ATGATATGCCAAAGATCGTTCGGGGTGATTCTGCAAGGGTGGTTCAAATATTTGCAAATCTGATCAACAATTCAATCAAGTTCACTCCAT CGGGTCATATTGTTCTGCGGGGATGGAGTGAAAGCCCAAATTCTTCCGTTGGAAGTCCAAATGTTCCTCTTGACCAGAAGAAATTATGGAGTTTACAGAAGTGCAGAGAGAAACCAAATGCAAATCATTCAAAAAAAGCATCTATGAAAGACAACAAAGTGATACTTTGGTTTGAAGTTGAGGACACAGGCTGTG GTATTGACCCAAGCAAGTGGGATTCCGTGTTTGAAAGCTTTGAGCAAGCTGATCCATCAACTACTCGACT GCATGGAGGCACTGGTCTTGGTCTTTGCATCGTCAGAAACTTG GTTAACAAGATGGGTGGGGACATAAAAGTAGTAAAAAAGGAGGGCGCAGGAACACTGATGCGATTATGCTTGCTTCTCAGCGCGCCCATGGATGTCACAGAACAACAGTGTGCAGTAGATTTGACAGACAATGGCTTAGTG GTACTGATTGGCTTACATGGCAACATGGGTAGATTAATTACATCCAAGTGGCTTCAGAAAAACGGGGTGTGCACAATGGAAGCATCTGACTGGAATGGACTAACTCAAATTTTGAGGGAACTATTTCATGTACGAAGTTCAGTCCATAATACTGACTTTGATGCACACTATCCAGCAAAAGAGGAATTGAAGTCTAAACTACTCAGCATACGAGATATGAGGAACCCAGTTTTTGTCATTGTTGTTGACATTGGATTACTTGACTTGAGCACAGATATATGGAAGGATCAACTTAACTTCCTTCACAGGTACTTTGGTAGAGCAAAGTTCCTATGGATGCTGAATCATGACACTTCCAATAACATAAAGATGGAGCTCCGTAGGAAAGGGCATTTACTGATGGTCAACAAACCCCTTTACAAGGGAAAAATGATCCATATTTTGGAATCTGTTATAAAGGAGAGAAATTTTGAGCTACAAAAGAAAAGCATGATTGTTCCAAGGACCACAATGAAAGAGGGAGATTTACACGAATTTCTTGAGATTGATTCCACTCATTTTGATGCTGCTAGTTCTGATGATTCTGACATATCTGATATAGCTGGTTCAAATCCTGCTAGTGCTGATGGAGATAAACCAGTTGAGAAGCTAGACAGATCTCATCCATCATCACCATATCATATGAATAATTGCCTAGTTAGATTAACcaatgaaaatgaatatttgGAGGAAAATGATTTGAGGAAAGAAGAATCTTCTAGTCCCGGCCCAGATTATGCCACTGAAGAAAACCAACCTAAATCACTGTCCACCAAAGAATCACCATCCATTTCAACAGGAGATCAGGATGGAGATTCTGAATGTGGTGAAACACACAGGGTGACCAGCACAAGTAAATCAGTAGATGGAAAGAAATCTCTTGAGGGCCTAAAGATTTTGCTTGCAGAAGATACACCAGTGCTTCAAAGGGTTGCAACTATAATGCTTGAGAAAATGGGAGCTGCTGTAGTTGCTGTAGGTGATGGACAACAGGCAGTAGAAGCTCTCAATTGCATGTTCACTGCTGAAGATTGCAGAAGGGAATCACTCCAGAAGGATAGAAACAAAAGATCTCAAACAGAGATTTTGTCTAGCCGTCCCTATGACTTGATCCTGATGGATTGTCAG ATGCCAAAGATGGATGGCTATGAGGCAACAAAAGAAATCAGGAAATCAGAAGTGGGAACAAGCTTTCACATTCCGATTGTTGCTCTGACAGCACATGCAATGTCCTGTGATGAAGCCAAATGCCTGGAGGTGGGCATGGATGCTTACTTAACAAAGCCAATTGATTTCAAAATGATGGTGTCCACCATTCTTTCACTCACTAAAACAACATCTTGA
- the LOC108321268 gene encoding L-ascorbate peroxidase 3, with product MAASASCSSGSYKNPSHAKVILHFAPSISYNPLSQTKAHEVALLLKFNGAMAKAIADAEYVKEIEKARRDLRTLISSRNCAPLMLRLAWHDAGTYDVKTRTGGPNGSIRNARELNHAANKGLETAVLFCEDVKAKHPKVSYADLYQLAGVVAVEITGGPTIDFVPGRKDSLESPAEGRLPDAKQGASHIREIFYRMGLSDRDIVALSGGHTLGKAHRDRSDFEGQWTKDPFKFDNSYFVELLKGESKDLLKLPTDKALVEDPMFRKYVELYAKDEDAFFKDYATSHKKLSELGFSLKNHRSILAKGVIGFGIALTAVILGYLHELNKRTN from the exons ATGGCAGCATCAGCTTCTTGTTCATCAGGTTCATATAAAAACCCTTCACATGCAAAAGTCATTCTGCACTTTGCACCTTCCATTTCATATAATCCTCTCTCTCAAACCAAAGCGCACGAAGTTGCATTGCTTCTGAAATTTAACGGTGCAATGGCAAAGGCTATAGCTGATGCTGAGTATGTGAAGGAAATTGAGAAGGCTCGTCGTGACCTTCGTACTCTTATCTCCAGCAGAAACTGTGCCCCTCTCATGCTTCGATTAGC GTGGCATGATGCTGGTACCTATGATGTTAAGACAAGAACAGGAGGCCCCAATGGTTCTATCAGGAATGCACGAGAGTTGAATCACGCAGCAAACAAAGGGCTGGAAACAGCAGTTCTGTTCTGTG AGGACGTGAAGGCCAAACATCCAAAAGTTTCATATGCTGACCTTTACCAG CTAGCTGGTGTTGTTGCAGTAGAGATCACCGGGGGACCAACTATTGACTTTGTTCCAGGaagaaaa GATTCATTGGAATCTCCAGCAGAAGGCCGTCTTCCAGATGCCAAACAAG GTGCATCGCATATAAGGGAAATCTTCTATCGCATGGGGCTAAGTGACAGAGACATAGTGGCTCTATCTGGAGGTCACACTTTG GGAAAGGCACATAGAGATCGTTCTGACTTTGAAGGGCAGTGGACAAAGGACCCTTTCAAATTTGATAACTCATATTTTGT AGAATTACTGAAAGGGGAATCAAAAGATTTATTGAAACTTCCCACAGACAAGGCTCTAGTTGAGGATCCTATGTTTCGGAAGTATGTTGAACTGTATGCAAAG GATGAGGATGCCTTCTTCAAAGATTATGCTACCTCACACAAAAAACTCTCAGAGCTTGGTTTCAGTTTGAAGAATCATCGTTCCATATTGGCGAAGGGAGTTATAGGATTTGGTATTGCCTTAACTGCAGTGATCTTGGGTTACTTACATGAACTGAACAAAAGAACCAATTGA
- the LOC108321280 gene encoding protein ALTERED PHOSPHATE STARVATION RESPONSE 1 has protein sequence MGCCQSRIEREETVSRCKSRKRYMKQFVQARHAFSAAHAMYIRSLRATGSALFQFANAETTVLHHLNHHHHHLPPRPQPILPPPPPRTPTPMPPPPPPPPMSLSSYTWTSDSTSSPALPPPPPPPPPVPSSAWDFWDPFMPAAPAMASRSVTEEEWEATTTTGSEVVVMAAASVTAPPSVVSGFSKETPSELAMVVSRNSTKDLVEVIKELDDYFLKAADAGSHVSLILEVSNSGFSDNSKACKVHSYGWNLSPSLWTWGSSPKLNGFGKLAEGTPVSVGTFGANGGGSVGHGSTVERLYAWEKKLYQEVKNAKTIKMEHEKKLALLRKVEMKRADYVKAEKTKKEVEKLESQMMVASQAIDSTSAEIIKLREMELYPQLIELLKGLMCMWRSMYECHQVQKHIVQQLEYLNTVPSNNPTSEIHRQSTLQLELEVQQWHQSFCNLFKAHRDYIQSLTGWLRLTLFQFSKNPLSRTPEESKIYSLCEEWHLAVDRIPDNVASEGIKSLLTVIHAIVEQQAEEYKQKKKSDCAFKELEKKVVQLRSLECKYGPYSMPESSISMRNKDSVSEKRGKVEALRAKAEEEKNKYEKAVSVTRAMTLNNLQMGCPHVFQGIVGFSSVCMEVFESVYNKAKVAEQEHDVKRILP, from the exons ATGGGTTGCTGCCAGTCGAGGATAGAAAGGGAAGAAACGGTGTCGCGTTGCAAATCCAGGAAGCGTTACATGAAGCAGTTCGTGCAAGCCAGACATGCTTTTTCTGCGGCACATGCTATGTACATTCGTTCGCTTCGTGCCACTGGTTCAGCACTCTTTCAGTTCGCAAATGCTGAAACCACGGTTCTCCACCACCTcaaccatcaccatcaccaccTTCCGCCGCGCCCTCAGCCCATTCtcccgccgccgccgccgcgaACTCCCACCCCGATGCCGCCGCCACCTCCTCCGCCGCCGATGAGTCTGAGCTCTTACACGTGGACTTCGGACTCTACCTCCTCCCCGGCTCTTCCCCCGCCGCCTCCACCGCCGCCTCCGGTTCCTTCCTCCGCCTGGGACTTCTGGGACCCGTTTATGCCGGCTGCGCCGGCGATGGCTTCCCGGTCAGTGACGGAGGAGGAGTGGGAGGCTACAACAACCACCGGATCAGAAGTGGTAGTGATGGCGGCGGCGAGCGTGACGGCACCGCCGTCAGTGGTGAGCGGGTTTTCCAAGGAGACACCTAGTGAGCTTGCAATGGTTGTTTCAAGGAATAGTACCAAGGATCTTGTCGAAGTTATCAAAGAGCTCGATGATTATTTTCTCAAAGCTGCTGATGCTGGTTCTCATGTTTCTTTGATCCTTGAAGTTTCAAACTCTGGATTTTCTGATAACAGTAAAGCGT GTAAAGTGCACAGCTATGGGTGGAATTTGAGTCCGTCCTTGTGGACTTGGGGTTCGAGTCCGAAGCTGAATGGGTTTGGAAAACTGGCTGAGGGAACTCCCGTTTCTGTTGGTACTTTTGGGGCTAATGGAGGTGGAAGTGTTGGGCATGGGTCCACTGTGGAGAGGCTATATGCATGGGAGAAGAAGTTGTATCAAGAGGTCAAG AATGCTAAGACTATAAAGATGGAGCATGAGAAGAAACTGGCACTGCTAAGGAAGGTGGAGATGAAGAGAGCTGACTATGTGAAGGCAGAAAAGACAAAGAAAGAAGTGGAGAAGTTAGAATCACAAATGATGGTTGCTTCTCAGGCCATTGATAGTACATCTGCTGAAATAATCAAACTGAGGGAGATGGAGCTGTACCCTCAACTCATTGAGCTTCTCAAAGG ATTAATGTGCATGTGGCGAAGCATGTACGAGTGTCATCAAGTTCAAAAGCACATAGTTCAGCAGCTAGAGTACCTCAACACCGTACCATCAAACAACCCCACTTCTGAGATTCACAGGCAATCAACTCTTCAGCTGGAGCTTGAAGTACAGCAATGGCACCAATCTTTCTGCAACCTCTTCAAGGCTCACCGCGATTACATCCAATCCCTCACAGGTTGGCTAAGGCTCACCCTTTTCCAGTTCAGCAAAAACCCTCTAAGCAGAACCCCGGAGGAGTCAAAGATATACTCCCTGTGTGAAGAATGGCACCTTGCTGTTGATCGCATCCCAGACAATGTAGCATCCGAAGGAATAAAAAGCTTGTTAACGGTTATTCATGCCATAGTAGAGCAACAGGCAGAAGAGTATAAACAAAAGAAGAAGTCAGATTGTGCGTTCAAAGAGCTGGAGAAGAAGGTGGTTCAGCTTCGGTCTTTGGAGTGCAAGTATGGTCCATACTCCATGCCAGAATCCTCTATTTCCATGCGAAACAAGGACTCGGTGAGCGAGAAGCGTGGCAAGGTGGAAGCTTTGAGAGCAAAGgcagaagaagagaagaacaaaTACGAGAAGGCAGTGAGTGTAACTAGGGCAATGACGCTGAACAACTTGCAAATGGGTTGCCCGCATGTGTTTCAAGGGATTGTGGGGTTTTCAAGTGTGTGCATGGAGGTTTTTGAGTCTGTATACAACAAAGCCAAAGTTGCTGAACAGGAGCATGACGTGAAGAGAATATTGCCGTAG